A single window of Psychrobacter raelei DNA harbors:
- a CDS encoding transferrin-binding protein-like solute binding protein produces the protein MSPMNYSVLNSTTAKKLQTPLKASVFLLTTVILASCGLDSSSTSYYTSPSEVPSSPGTPTPTPTPTPTPTPTPTPTPTPTPTPTPTPTPTPTPTPTPTPTPTPTPTPTPTPTPTPTPTPTPTPTPTPTPEPTPEPTPEPTPEPTPEPTPEPTPEPTPEPTPEPTPVPVNPDVAPDSEMTGFQSSAFSSLKANSSTFKKFEDAIGYVAIRDDASSFTETEFVTSADGVESEVPLDNREGDNFTAFDKGVVRGDMVQPASVKAPIAVNLQADSGTVKVDAGLGSFLNPDFNYKAVYQNFDSQMQVGHVYGIINSSVVGEVSRVANVYVQGHLTNQADIDYLKQVNDGKASYTGNATYIENIHLGDTGAFEPVNGSSSFNVDFVNNLVKGELAFDGDFKYMPAGNKIDIEATIDGNTFAGKANGIDTAGGFYGEDAKFLGGIYQDASVEGGKGTTPGTGTKFQGTFGATKQ, from the coding sequence ATGTCACCAATGAATTATTCTGTGCTGAACAGCACCACGGCAAAAAAACTACAAACACCGCTTAAAGCGAGTGTTTTTTTACTAACCACAGTTATTCTGGCTTCCTGTGGACTAGACAGTAGCTCAACCTCTTATTATACCTCTCCTTCTGAGGTTCCTAGTAGCCCAGGTACGCCAACGCCAACGCCAACGCCAACGCCAACGCCTACACCAACGCCAACGCCTACACCAACGCCAACGCCTACACCAACGCCAACGCCTACGCCAACGCCTACACCAACGCCAACGCCAACGCCTACACCAACGCCAACGCCAACGCCAACGCCAACGCCTACGCCTACGCCTACACCAACGCCAACGCCAACGCCTACACCAACGCCAACGCCAGAGCCAACGCCAGAGCCGACACCTGAGCCGACACCTGAGCCGACACCTGAGCCTACACCTGAGCCTACACCTGAGCCTACACCTGAGCCAACGCCAGAGCCGACACCAGTACCCGTTAACCCAGACGTTGCCCCTGATAGTGAAATGACAGGCTTCCAATCTAGTGCATTTAGTAGCCTTAAAGCTAACTCATCTACTTTCAAAAAATTTGAGGATGCTATTGGTTATGTAGCTATTCGTGATGACGCTTCAAGTTTCACTGAAACTGAGTTCGTTACAAGTGCTGATGGTGTAGAGTCAGAGGTACCTCTAGATAATCGTGAGGGTGATAACTTCACTGCCTTTGATAAAGGTGTTGTCCGTGGTGATATGGTACAGCCAGCCAGTGTTAAAGCGCCAATCGCAGTAAATCTACAAGCAGATAGTGGAACGGTTAAAGTTGATGCGGGATTAGGAAGTTTCTTGAATCCTGATTTTAACTATAAGGCTGTGTATCAAAACTTTGATTCGCAAATGCAAGTGGGGCATGTTTATGGCATTATTAATTCGAGCGTCGTTGGAGAAGTTTCTCGCGTTGCCAACGTTTATGTCCAAGGTCATTTAACGAATCAAGCAGACATCGACTACTTAAAGCAAGTTAACGATGGTAAAGCGTCATATACAGGTAATGCCACTTATATTGAGAACATTCACTTAGGTGATACCGGAGCATTTGAGCCAGTTAATGGGTCATCAAGCTTTAATGTCGACTTTGTCAATAACTTAGTGAAAGGTGAGCTTGCCTTTGACGGTGACTTTAAATATATGCCAGCAGGTAATAAGATTGACATTGAAGCGACCATTGACGGTAATACCTTTGCAGGAAAGGCAAATGGGATTGATACCGCAGGTGGTTTCTATGGTGAAGATGCTAAGTTCTTAGGTGGTATTTATCAAGACGCTTCAGTGGAGGGCGGTAAAGGTACGACTCCAGGTACTGGAACCAAATTCCAAGGTACTTTTGGCGCAACTAAACAGTAA
- a CDS encoding outer membrane protein transport protein, which yields MRSSFTIKPLVTAIAAFSVASVAQAAGLDRSGQDTTAFFQDGTYAEAVYTYIDADVTGRDAAGNKVKDIAEDYDFFRYGVKTDIDNKFSIGVLYDEPWGAAADYHGNNDFVGSPSRVADSLISSRLGNGAPEADNIGVNNVEQFKNFVNATPDRLAAGQQQLATLQGFEQQLDAAIASGAPIAAIDQQVAQTAAQLGRPDIDSFAAFQQLVTESEQALAEGQANYQRLRGLEGVLDTALANTEATEVEVRSESLTGLLGMKFGQNNNYQIYGGPVAQRLKAKVKLRGNAYETATGYDLNVNPDIDYGWIAGLQYSKPEIALKASLTYRSEIDHEVTASEYLPLAALRGVPPNQANKMEITTPESVNFDFQTGINPTTLATAKVRWVPWGDFKITPPLYNAASQFDYGPKGLNLVDYDDDQWVVELGLAKRLQPNLAISGTIGWDSGSGDPTTSLGPIEGYYSVGAGAKYNLDENWAISAGGKYLWFGDAKGQIPNGNIVSDFKDNDGFILGVKLSYQDK from the coding sequence ATGCGCTCATCCTTTACTATTAAACCCCTCGTTACTGCCATAGCGGCTTTCTCAGTTGCAAGCGTTGCTCAAGCAGCAGGCCTTGATCGTTCAGGTCAAGATACCACTGCGTTTTTCCAAGATGGCACCTATGCAGAAGCTGTTTATACTTACATCGATGCCGATGTGACCGGCCGTGATGCTGCAGGCAATAAAGTAAAAGATATTGCTGAGGATTATGACTTCTTCCGTTATGGTGTAAAAACAGATATAGATAATAAATTCAGTATTGGTGTGTTATATGACGAGCCTTGGGGCGCAGCTGCTGATTACCATGGTAATAATGACTTTGTGGGCTCACCAAGTCGAGTAGCAGATAGCCTTATCTCATCACGTTTAGGTAATGGTGCACCTGAAGCTGATAATATAGGCGTTAACAACGTTGAGCAGTTCAAAAACTTTGTAAATGCAACACCGGATAGATTGGCAGCAGGTCAACAGCAGCTAGCAACTTTGCAAGGCTTTGAGCAGCAACTTGACGCGGCCATTGCAAGTGGCGCGCCGATAGCAGCGATTGATCAACAAGTGGCACAGACAGCAGCACAATTAGGTCGACCAGATATAGATAGTTTTGCCGCTTTTCAGCAGCTGGTTACTGAAAGTGAGCAGGCGCTTGCAGAAGGACAAGCAAACTATCAACGCTTGAGAGGCTTAGAAGGGGTATTAGATACCGCTCTTGCGAACACAGAGGCGACAGAAGTTGAGGTGCGCTCTGAAAGCTTAACCGGTTTATTAGGCATGAAGTTCGGTCAAAATAACAATTACCAGATCTATGGTGGTCCGGTTGCCCAGCGCTTAAAAGCCAAAGTAAAATTACGTGGTAATGCTTATGAAACCGCAACGGGCTACGATTTAAATGTTAATCCAGATATTGACTATGGTTGGATCGCAGGTCTGCAATATAGTAAGCCTGAGATTGCATTAAAAGCATCTTTAACCTATCGCTCAGAGATTGATCATGAGGTGACAGCTAGTGAGTATTTACCTTTAGCGGCCTTGCGTGGCGTGCCACCAAATCAGGCTAATAAAATGGAAATCACCACTCCTGAGTCTGTGAACTTTGATTTCCAAACCGGTATTAACCCAACAACACTAGCAACAGCCAAAGTGCGCTGGGTGCCTTGGGGTGACTTCAAAATTACACCTCCTTTGTATAACGCCGCATCACAGTTTGATTATGGACCTAAGGGTTTAAATCTAGTGGATTATGATGATGACCAGTGGGTTGTTGAATTAGGCTTAGCAAAACGTCTACAACCCAATCTAGCCATTTCAGGAACTATTGGATGGGACAGCGGCTCTGGTGATCCTACCACTTCTTTAGGTCCTATTGAGGGCTACTATAGCGTAGGTGCTGGTGCTAAATATAATCTTGATGAAAACTGGGCCATTTCAGCCGGTGGTAAATACCTATGGTTTGGTGATGCCAAAGGTCAGATTCCAAATGGCAATATCGTAAGTGATTTTAAAGACAATGATGGCTTTATCTTGGGTGTAAAACTGTCTTATCAAGATAAATAA
- a CDS encoding SlyX family protein: MSKPNVVQTDPIYQSLQQQIADLQSHVAYMELTIDSLDTVVTKQDKQLQDMQRQLQLVYAQLSRQIDSGIAPFDAASEVPPHY; encoded by the coding sequence ATGTCAAAGCCTAATGTTGTTCAGACCGATCCCATTTATCAAAGCCTACAGCAGCAGATAGCTGACTTACAGTCTCACGTGGCTTATATGGAGTTGACCATAGATAGCTTAGATACAGTGGTGACTAAGCAAGATAAGCAGCTACAAGACATGCAGCGTCAGTTGCAATTGGTCTATGCACAGCTCAGCCGTCAGATCGATTCAGGCATTGCTCCCTTTGATGCTGCCTCTGAAGTTCCGCCCCACTATTAA
- a CDS encoding ATP-binding cassette domain-containing protein, whose translation MALINLKNIHLAFGVAPILDGIDLSIEAGERVCLIGRNGEGKSTLFKLIDGRIVPDSGEVVINSSVKVAMLEQDVPETSGRILDIVMGGDKKTAELLIAYNQKADACASGDMTACEAMSDLQHDIDAAHGWDLEREARQIITTMGLDPEDDLSSLSGGRKRRVLLARSLVTKPDILLLDEPTNHLDVASIEWLEQFLKDWQGLTLLFVTHDRAFVDKLATRIIELDRGKLSSYDVTQGAGGYARYQELKEQQLIAEEKNNANFDKKLAQEEVWIRQGIKARRTRNEGRVRELKQLREERKQRREQVGNVNITMTSGDKSGKLVCKVKDLHLEYDGNVLVDNFTTTIVRGDKIGIIGPNGAGKTTLIKAILDMSDDEVIQTGSVTLGTNLQIAFFDQLRDQLDLEASVAQNVSEGSDFIEVGGKKTHIMSYLQDFLFAPERARTPVKALSGGERNRVLLAKQLLKPANILVLDEPTNDLDMATLELLEESVASFNGTILLISHDRAFMDNVVTSTWVFDKDEAGKGIVKEYVGGYQDYLVQKQREDSFASKNPSAKVEAEKKPVKVAQPTSNNTDDKATTAPKRKLSYNEQRELDALPKQIAELEKEQNQLQQKLADGSWFTTDLEAATAASERLSEIDEALMAKLERWDELDS comes from the coding sequence ATGGCACTTATTAATTTAAAAAACATCCACTTAGCCTTCGGCGTCGCGCCCATTCTTGATGGCATCGACTTAAGCATTGAGGCGGGTGAGCGCGTCTGTTTGATTGGCCGTAATGGCGAGGGAAAGTCTACTTTATTTAAGCTCATCGATGGACGCATTGTTCCTGACAGTGGTGAGGTGGTTATTAACAGCAGCGTCAAGGTGGCAATGCTTGAGCAAGACGTGCCCGAAACCAGTGGGCGCATTTTAGACATTGTTATGGGCGGCGACAAAAAAACCGCAGAGCTGCTCATTGCTTATAACCAAAAGGCCGATGCTTGCGCGTCAGGGGACATGACAGCATGTGAGGCTATGTCAGACTTGCAGCATGATATTGATGCGGCACATGGTTGGGATTTAGAGCGTGAAGCACGCCAAATCATTACCACTATGGGGCTAGATCCTGAAGATGACTTATCCTCCTTATCAGGCGGCCGTAAACGCCGTGTACTTCTTGCCCGCTCTTTGGTGACTAAGCCGGATATTTTGCTACTTGATGAGCCAACCAACCACTTAGATGTGGCCAGTATCGAATGGCTAGAACAGTTCTTAAAAGACTGGCAAGGTCTTACCCTGCTTTTTGTCACCCACGATAGGGCTTTTGTTGATAAGTTAGCGACTCGTATTATTGAGTTAGACCGCGGCAAGCTCAGCAGCTATGACGTGACCCAAGGCGCTGGCGGTTACGCACGCTATCAAGAGCTAAAAGAGCAGCAATTGATCGCCGAAGAGAAAAACAATGCCAATTTCGATAAAAAACTCGCTCAAGAAGAGGTATGGATTCGCCAAGGCATTAAAGCACGCCGTACCCGTAATGAAGGCCGTGTACGTGAGCTAAAACAGTTGCGAGAAGAGCGCAAACAACGCCGTGAACAAGTAGGCAATGTCAACATCACCATGACCAGCGGCGATAAGAGCGGGAAGCTTGTGTGTAAAGTGAAAGACCTACATCTTGAATATGATGGTAATGTATTGGTCGATAACTTTACCACCACAATCGTGCGTGGTGACAAAATCGGTATTATTGGACCAAATGGCGCGGGTAAAACTACCCTGATTAAAGCCATCTTAGATATGTCTGATGATGAGGTTATCCAAACTGGTAGCGTAACTTTGGGCACCAATTTACAGATTGCTTTTTTCGATCAGTTGCGTGATCAATTAGATCTTGAGGCCAGTGTGGCTCAAAACGTCTCTGAAGGTTCAGACTTCATTGAAGTCGGTGGCAAAAAAACCCATATTATGAGCTACTTACAAGATTTCTTATTTGCACCAGAGCGGGCACGTACCCCCGTAAAAGCCTTGTCGGGTGGTGAGCGTAACCGCGTGCTTCTGGCCAAGCAGCTGTTAAAGCCTGCCAACATTCTGGTGCTTGATGAGCCGACCAACGACTTGGATATGGCCACCCTTGAGTTATTAGAAGAATCGGTTGCCAGCTTCAATGGCACTATCCTTCTTATCAGCCATGACCGTGCTTTTATGGATAACGTGGTGACCTCTACTTGGGTCTTTGATAAGGACGAAGCAGGCAAAGGCATCGTTAAAGAATACGTCGGCGGCTATCAAGATTACTTGGTTCAAAAACAGCGCGAAGACAGCTTTGCCAGCAAAAACCCGAGCGCTAAAGTCGAGGCCGAAAAAAAACCTGTTAAAGTGGCACAGCCTACATCTAATAATACTGATGACAAAGCGACAACAGCCCCCAAACGTAAGCTTAGCTATAATGAGCAGCGTGAACTTGACGCCTTACCCAAGCAAATTGCTGAGCTTGAAAAAGAGCAAAATCAGCTGCAACAAAAATTGGCCGACGGCTCGTGGTTTACCACGGACTTAGAAGCTGCCACTGCTGCCAGTGAAAGACTGTCAGAGATCGATGAAGCGCTCATGGCCAAATTAGAGCGCTGGGATGAGCTAGACAGCTAA
- a CDS encoding lipid A biosynthesis acyltransferase encodes MPSITDNHKQAHIADKKPFKWQFLLPQYWLIWLMLALFLLLMYLPLRYQFWIGRKLGIILYHLLQGRRRDTLVNLRLAFPEKMEAERERMAKQVFVNQGIGIFETLCAWLRPNVFMRTFSISGLQHLVQAQQQGRAVLLLGAHYTMLDLGGRLFTQFAATDCVYRPQNNPLLDWFIYNGRRNIFDEQIDHSDMRKLVNRIKLGKIIWYSPDQDYGLKHGVMAPFFGVPAATVTAPRRLAKLGKKSTPPAVMALHTYRQTPDNMPKGKRPHYHLTITPIIDGYPSADEVADATRINEVLESLIRIDPTQWMWFHKRYKNTPNGRSDYYR; translated from the coding sequence ATGCCAAGCATTACTGATAACCATAAGCAGGCACATATAGCAGATAAGAAGCCTTTTAAGTGGCAGTTTTTATTGCCTCAGTACTGGCTGATCTGGCTCATGCTGGCTTTATTTTTGTTGCTGATGTATCTGCCTCTACGCTATCAATTTTGGATAGGTCGTAAGCTGGGTATCATCCTCTATCATCTGCTACAAGGTCGACGTAGGGATACCTTGGTGAACTTAAGATTGGCCTTTCCTGAAAAAATGGAGGCTGAGCGTGAACGTATGGCAAAGCAGGTCTTCGTCAATCAAGGCATTGGTATCTTCGAAACCTTGTGTGCTTGGCTGCGCCCGAATGTGTTTATGCGTACCTTTTCTATTTCAGGGCTTCAGCACTTAGTGCAAGCTCAGCAGCAAGGTAGAGCGGTGTTGTTATTAGGCGCTCACTATACCATGTTGGATTTGGGTGGCCGTTTGTTTACGCAGTTTGCTGCCACTGACTGTGTGTATCGTCCACAAAACAATCCACTGCTTGACTGGTTCATTTATAATGGTCGCCGCAATATTTTTGATGAGCAGATTGATCACAGCGATATGCGCAAACTGGTAAACCGTATTAAGCTTGGTAAAATTATCTGGTACTCCCCTGATCAAGATTACGGTTTAAAGCATGGGGTTATGGCACCCTTTTTTGGCGTACCTGCTGCCACCGTTACTGCGCCTAGACGACTGGCAAAACTGGGCAAGAAGTCTACTCCCCCAGCGGTCATGGCTTTACATACTTACCGTCAGACGCCAGATAATATGCCAAAAGGTAAGCGTCCGCATTACCACCTTACTATTACACCGATAATAGACGGCTATCCCTCAGCTGATGAAGTCGCTGATGCTACTCGTATCAATGAGGTATTAGAGAGTCTTATTCGTATTGACCCCACCCAGTGGATGTGGTTTCACAAGCGTTATAAAAATACGCCTAATGGCCGCAGTGACTACTATCGTTGA